From Streptomyces sp. Edi4, one genomic window encodes:
- a CDS encoding FtsQ-type POTRA domain-containing protein, with the protein MAGGATAQRGGGPSAKAKSAKSNRPGPRPRRGGRLRLPRRRGLLVLTVVLLLSGAGLVWVLYGSSWLRVEQVKTTGTRVLTPSEVETVAAVPVGSPLISVDTGAIETRLRQKLPRVDTVEVTRSWPHTIALHVSERRPVLVMKKGAKFDEVDAKGVRFATVAQPPAGIAQLELTASQSPSVRRFGADRLVLEAVRVTGELPPAVAKETRSVRVSSYDSVTLELAGGRSVLWGSEEEGELKGRTLSALMKARPKSVHFDVSAPTAPAVSGS; encoded by the coding sequence GTGGCCGGAGGGGCGACCGCTCAGCGCGGTGGCGGACCGAGCGCGAAGGCGAAGTCGGCGAAGTCCAATCGGCCCGGCCCCCGTCCCCGGCGCGGCGGCCGGCTCCGGCTGCCCCGCCGGCGCGGACTGCTCGTGCTCACCGTCGTTCTCCTCCTGTCCGGAGCGGGACTGGTCTGGGTCCTGTACGGATCGAGCTGGCTGCGCGTGGAGCAGGTGAAGACCACCGGTACCCGGGTTCTGACGCCCAGTGAGGTCGAAACGGTCGCCGCCGTACCGGTCGGCTCGCCGCTGATTTCCGTCGACACGGGCGCGATTGAGACGCGATTGCGGCAGAAGCTGCCCCGCGTCGACACCGTCGAGGTCACTCGGTCATGGCCGCACACAATCGCTCTCCATGTGAGCGAACGGCGCCCGGTCCTGGTCATGAAGAAGGGGGCGAAGTTCGACGAAGTGGACGCGAAAGGTGTGCGTTTCGCCACGGTCGCGCAGCCCCCGGCAGGCATCGCCCAGCTCGAACTGACGGCCTCCCAGTCCCCGAGCGTGCGCCGCTTCGGCGCCGACCGGCTCGTCCTGGAAGCCGTGCGCGTCACGGGTGAACTCCCGCCAGCCGTCGCCAAGGAGACCCGCTCGGTGCGCGTTTCCTCCTACGATTCCGTCACCCTTGAGCTGGCCGGCGGCCGGAGCGTTCTGTGGGGAAGTGAGGAGGAGGGCGAGCTGAAGGGACGTACCCTCAGTGCGTTGATGAAAGCCCGCCCCAAGTCGGTCCACTTCGATGTGAGCGCCCCCACCGCCCCGGCGGTATCAGGTAGTTGA
- the murF gene encoding UDP-N-acetylmuramoyl-tripeptide--D-alanyl-D-alanine ligase, which translates to MIALSLAEIAAIVGGQPHDIPDPSLTVTGPVVIDSRQVAAGSLFVAFAGDNVDGHDYARRATDAGAVAVLAARPVGVPAIVVDDVQAALGALARAVVERLGTEVVALTGSSGKTSTKDLIAQVLQRHAPTVFTPGSLNNEIGLPLTALTATAETRHLVLEMGARGVGHIRYLTSLTPPSIGLVLNVGSAHIGEFGGKEQIALAKGELVESLPASGCAVLNADDPLVRAMASRTKARVLLFGEAADADVRAENVRLTATGQPSFRLQAPSGCGDVTLRLYGEHHVSNALAAAAVAHELGMSADEIARALSEAGTLSRWRMEVTERPDGVTIVNDAYNANPESMRAALRALVAMGQAARAEGGRTWAVLGPMAELGDESLAEHDAVGRLAVRLNVSKLVAVGGREASWLRLGAYNEGSWGEESVHVSDAQAAVDLLRSELRPGDVVLVKASRSVGLERVALALLDGAAEGEVAAR; encoded by the coding sequence GTGATCGCCCTCTCCCTCGCCGAGATCGCCGCAATCGTCGGCGGGCAGCCCCACGACATACCGGATCCGTCCCTCACGGTCACCGGCCCCGTCGTCATCGACTCCCGCCAGGTGGCGGCCGGTTCGCTCTTCGTGGCCTTCGCGGGTGACAACGTCGACGGCCACGACTACGCGCGGCGCGCCACCGACGCGGGCGCGGTCGCGGTCCTCGCCGCCCGTCCCGTCGGCGTGCCCGCGATCGTCGTCGACGACGTGCAGGCCGCGCTCGGCGCGCTCGCCCGCGCCGTCGTGGAGCGCCTGGGCACCGAAGTCGTCGCGCTCACCGGCTCGTCGGGCAAGACGTCCACCAAGGACCTGATCGCGCAGGTGCTCCAGCGCCACGCGCCGACGGTGTTCACGCCGGGCTCCCTCAACAACGAGATCGGTCTGCCCCTGACCGCGCTCACCGCCACGGCCGAAACCAGGCACCTGGTCCTGGAGATGGGCGCGCGCGGTGTCGGCCACATCCGCTACCTCACGAGTCTGACGCCGCCGAGCATCGGCCTGGTCCTGAACGTCGGGAGCGCCCACATCGGCGAGTTCGGCGGCAAGGAGCAGATCGCCCTGGCCAAGGGCGAGTTGGTGGAGTCGCTGCCCGCGTCGGGCTGCGCCGTCCTGAACGCGGACGACCCGCTGGTACGGGCCATGGCGTCCCGCACCAAGGCGCGGGTGCTGCTCTTCGGCGAGGCCGCGGACGCCGACGTACGGGCCGAGAATGTCCGGCTCACAGCCACCGGACAGCCTTCCTTCAGGCTTCAGGCACCCTCCGGGTGCGGTGATGTGACGTTGCGCCTGTACGGTGAGCACCACGTGTCGAACGCGCTCGCCGCGGCCGCCGTCGCCCATGAGCTGGGCATGTCCGCAGACGAGATCGCCCGCGCGCTCTCCGAGGCGGGCACCCTCTCCCGCTGGCGTATGGAGGTCACCGAGCGTCCGGACGGTGTGACGATCGTCAACGACGCCTACAACGCGAACCCCGAGTCCATGCGAGCCGCCCTGCGCGCGCTCGTGGCGATGGGCCAGGCCGCACGGGCCGAGGGGGGAAGGACGTGGGCGGTGCTCGGTCCGATGGCCGAGCTGGGTGACGAGTCGCTCGCCGAGCACGACGCGGTCGGACGGCTCGCCGTCCGGCTCAACGTCAGCAAGCTCGTGGCGGTCGGGGGCCGGGAGGCGTCGTGGCTGCGACTGGGCGCATACAACGAGGGTTCGTGGGGTGAGGAGTCGGTGCACGTGTCCGACGCGCAGGCGGCCGTCGACCTGTTGCGCAGTGAACTGCGGCCGGGAGACGTCGTGCTGGTGAAGGCGTCCAGGTCGGTCGGCCTGGAACGGGTGGCCCTCGCGCTGCTCGATGGCGCCGCCGAGGGTGAGGTCGCCGCCCGATGA
- the murD gene encoding UDP-N-acetylmuramoyl-L-alanine--D-glutamate ligase codes for MGSRQVSTTWQGKRVTVAGLGVSGMPVARVLSGLGAIVTAVNEGADQRSRDQAAELEAQGITVRLGDGDTLPEGTELVVTTPGWRPDKPLFAAAAEAGVPVWGDVELAWRLRDLDGRTPAPWLAVTGTNGKTTTTRMLASILEAAGLRTAAVGNIGVSLLDVVLGEQEYDVLAVELSSYQLHWAPSLRAHSAAVLNLAPDHLDWHGSMEAYAADKGRIYEGNTVACVYNAEDKATEHLVREADVEEGCRAIGFTLATPGPSQLGVVDGILVDRAFVHNRQKNAQELAEVADVNPPAPHNIANALAAAALARAFGVEPKAVRDGLRAFRPDAHRIEHVADVAEVAYIDDSKATNTHAAEASLASYDPIVWIAGGLAKGASFDELVQRSAKRLRGVVLIGAERHLIAEALARHAPEVPVVDLGRTDTGAMSAAVREAAALARPGDTVLLAPACASMDMFANYNKRGEAFAEAVAELTAGRA; via the coding sequence ATGGGCAGCCGACAAGTGAGCACCACCTGGCAGGGCAAGCGTGTGACGGTCGCCGGTCTCGGCGTCTCCGGGATGCCGGTGGCCCGGGTCCTCAGCGGACTCGGCGCGATCGTCACCGCCGTCAACGAGGGCGCCGACCAGCGCTCGCGCGACCAGGCCGCGGAGTTGGAGGCGCAGGGCATCACCGTGCGCCTCGGCGACGGGGACACCCTGCCGGAGGGCACCGAACTCGTCGTCACCACGCCCGGCTGGCGGCCCGACAAGCCGCTGTTCGCCGCGGCCGCCGAGGCGGGCGTGCCGGTGTGGGGAGACGTGGAGCTCGCCTGGCGCCTGCGCGATCTGGACGGCCGCACACCCGCGCCCTGGCTCGCGGTCACGGGCACCAACGGCAAGACCACCACCACCCGGATGCTGGCCTCGATCCTGGAGGCGGCCGGTCTGCGCACCGCCGCCGTCGGCAACATCGGCGTCTCACTGCTGGACGTGGTCCTCGGCGAGCAGGAGTACGACGTGCTGGCCGTGGAGCTCTCCAGCTACCAGCTGCACTGGGCGCCCTCGCTGCGCGCCCACTCCGCCGCCGTGCTCAACCTGGCGCCCGACCACCTCGACTGGCACGGCTCCATGGAGGCCTACGCCGCCGACAAGGGCCGTATCTACGAGGGCAACACGGTGGCCTGCGTCTACAACGCCGAAGACAAGGCCACCGAACACCTGGTGCGCGAGGCCGACGTGGAGGAGGGCTGCCGCGCGATCGGCTTCACCCTCGCCACGCCCGGCCCCTCCCAGCTCGGCGTGGTCGACGGCATCCTGGTCGACCGGGCCTTCGTGCACAACCGGCAGAAGAACGCCCAGGAGCTCGCCGAGGTCGCCGACGTCAACCCGCCGGCCCCGCACAACATCGCCAACGCGCTGGCGGCGGCGGCCCTCGCGCGCGCCTTCGGCGTCGAACCCAAGGCGGTACGCGACGGCCTGCGCGCCTTCCGTCCCGACGCGCACCGCATCGAGCATGTCGCCGACGTCGCCGAGGTCGCCTACATCGACGACTCCAAGGCCACCAACACCCACGCCGCCGAGGCCTCCTTGGCCTCCTACGACCCGATCGTCTGGATCGCCGGGGGACTCGCCAAGGGCGCCTCCTTCGACGAGCTGGTCCAGCGCTCGGCCAAGCGGCTGCGCGGTGTCGTCCTGATCGGCGCCGAGCGCCACCTGATCGCCGAAGCCCTGGCGCGACACGCGCCCGAGGTCCCGGTGGTCGACCTCGGCCGGACCGACACTGGGGCGATGTCGGCGGCGGTGCGCGAGGCGGCGGCGCTCGCCCGGCCCGGGGACACCGTCCTGTTGGCTCCGGCCTGCGCCTCGATGGACATGTTCGCGAACTACAACAAGCGCGGCGAAGCCTTCGCGGAAGCGGTCGCCGAGCTCACCGCAGGGCGCGCCTAG
- a CDS encoding UDP-N-acetylmuramoyl-L-alanyl-D-glutamate--2,6-diaminopimelate ligase, with amino-acid sequence MPPSFGDPAHAPGTLTAVPHADQYRTAPKDVPAQHPGAPRPEQARPTPLGALAERLGTSDPGPGEVTGITHDSRSVRPGDLYAALPGANTHGADFAAQAASLGAVAILTDPAGRDRAAATGLPVLVAGDPRGRMGELAAEIYGHPGRDLLQLGITGTSGKTTTAYLVEGGLRGAGHATGLIGTVEMRIGDERIKSERTTPEATDLQALFAVMRERGVDSVAMEVSSHALVLGRVDGCVFDVAVFNNLSPEHMEFHSDMEDYFQAKARLFTPQRAKRGVVNFDDGYGRRLVKEAGIDITTFSAEGHPDADWRAEDVRVSQDSSTFTVVAPGGQRISATAPLPGPFNVANTLAAIVTLAVAGLDPQTAADGVAAVPGVPGRLERVDAGQPYLAVVDYAHKTDAVESVLRSLRKVTEGKLHIVLGCGGDRDTTKRGPMGAAAARLADTAVLTSDNPRSEDPLAILAAMLAGAAEVPAHERGEVQVFEDRAAAIASAVARAEPGDTVLVAGKGHEQGQDIHGVVRPFDDRLVLRAAIQKSQG; translated from the coding sequence GTGCCCCCCTCTTTTGGCGACCCGGCCCATGCGCCCGGTACGCTCACCGCCGTGCCACACGCTGATCAGTACCGAACCGCCCCGAAGGACGTCCCCGCGCAGCACCCGGGAGCGCCCCGACCGGAACAGGCCCGCCCGACCCCGCTCGGCGCGCTGGCCGAGCGCCTGGGGACGAGCGACCCCGGACCGGGGGAGGTCACCGGCATCACGCACGACTCCCGGTCGGTACGCCCCGGAGACCTCTACGCCGCGCTGCCGGGCGCCAACACCCACGGCGCCGACTTCGCGGCCCAGGCCGCGAGCCTGGGCGCCGTCGCCATCCTCACCGACCCGGCCGGCCGCGACCGCGCCGCCGCGACGGGTCTGCCGGTCCTGGTCGCCGGCGACCCGCGCGGCCGGATGGGCGAGCTCGCCGCCGAGATCTACGGCCACCCCGGCCGCGATCTGCTCCAGCTCGGCATCACCGGGACCTCGGGCAAGACCACGACCGCCTACCTCGTCGAGGGCGGCCTGCGCGGCGCCGGGCACGCCACGGGCCTGATCGGCACGGTCGAGATGCGCATCGGCGACGAGCGCATCAAGTCCGAGCGCACCACCCCCGAGGCCACCGACCTCCAGGCGCTGTTCGCGGTCATGCGCGAGCGCGGCGTCGACTCGGTCGCCATGGAGGTCTCCAGCCACGCGCTGGTGCTCGGCCGGGTCGACGGCTGCGTCTTCGACGTCGCCGTCTTCAACAACCTCAGCCCTGAGCACATGGAATTCCACTCCGACATGGAGGACTACTTCCAGGCCAAGGCGCGGCTGTTCACCCCCCAGCGGGCCAAGCGGGGCGTCGTCAACTTCGACGACGGCTACGGGCGCAGGCTCGTGAAGGAGGCGGGCATCGACATCACCACGTTCTCCGCCGAGGGCCACCCCGACGCCGACTGGCGGGCCGAGGACGTCCGCGTCAGCCAGGACAGCAGCACCTTCACGGTCGTCGCTCCCGGCGGGCAGCGGATTTCGGCCACCGCCCCGCTGCCGGGCCCCTTCAACGTGGCGAACACCCTCGCCGCCATCGTCACGCTCGCCGTCGCGGGCCTCGACCCGCAGACGGCCGCCGACGGCGTGGCCGCCGTACCGGGCGTGCCCGGCCGCCTGGAGCGCGTCGACGCGGGCCAGCCCTACCTCGCCGTCGTCGACTACGCCCACAAGACGGACGCCGTCGAATCGGTCCTGCGCTCGCTGCGCAAGGTCACCGAGGGCAAGTTGCACATCGTGCTCGGCTGCGGCGGCGACCGCGACACGACGAAGCGGGGCCCGATGGGCGCGGCCGCCGCGCGCCTGGCCGACACCGCCGTGCTGACCTCCGACAACCCGCGCTCCGAGGACCCCCTCGCCATCCTCGCCGCGATGCTGGCGGGCGCCGCGGAGGTGCCCGCCCACGAGCGCGGCGAGGTCCAGGTCTTCGAGGACCGCGCCGCCGCCATCGCCTCGGCCGTGGCCCGCGCCGAACCCGGCGACACCGTGCTCGTCGCGGGCAAGGGCCATGAACAGGGCCAGGACATCCACGGAGTGGTACGCCCCTTCGACGACCGCCTGGTGCTCCGCGCCGCCATCCAGAAAAGTCAGGGATGA
- the mraY gene encoding phospho-N-acetylmuramoyl-pentapeptide-transferase, protein MRQILFAGAIGLFLTLVGTPLLIKLLARKGYGQFIRDDGPRGHAGKKGTPTMGGIAFILATLIAYALTKVITGEPPSFSGVLVLFLTAGMGMVGFLDDYIKIVKQRSLGLRAKAKMAGQLIVGIAFAVLALQFADHRGNTPASTKLSFINDFGWSVGPVIFVVWALFMILAMSNGVNLTDGLDGLATGASVMVFGAYTFIGLWQFQESCANALTLTNPNACFEVRDPLDLAVVASALMGSCFGFLWWNTSPAKIFMGDTGSLALGGALAGLAICSRTEFLIALLGGLFVLITMSVVIQVGSFKMTGKRVFRMAPLQHHFELKGWSEVLVVVRFWIIQGMCVIVGLGLFYAGWAADK, encoded by the coding sequence ATGAGGCAGATCCTCTTCGCCGGAGCCATCGGTCTCTTCCTGACCCTGGTCGGCACCCCGCTGCTCATCAAGCTGCTCGCCCGCAAGGGCTACGGCCAGTTCATCCGTGACGACGGCCCGCGCGGCCACGCCGGGAAGAAGGGCACACCCACCATGGGTGGCATCGCCTTCATCCTGGCCACGCTGATCGCGTACGCGCTGACCAAGGTGATCACCGGTGAGCCGCCGTCGTTCTCGGGCGTGCTGGTGCTCTTCCTGACCGCCGGCATGGGCATGGTCGGCTTCCTCGACGACTACATCAAGATCGTCAAGCAGCGTTCGCTCGGCCTGCGGGCCAAGGCGAAGATGGCCGGCCAGCTGATCGTCGGCATCGCCTTCGCGGTGCTCGCCCTCCAGTTCGCCGACCACCGCGGCAACACCCCCGCCTCCACCAAGCTGTCGTTCATCAACGACTTCGGCTGGTCGGTGGGCCCGGTCATCTTCGTGGTCTGGGCGCTGTTCATGATCCTGGCCATGTCGAACGGCGTGAACCTGACGGACGGTCTGGACGGCCTGGCCACCGGCGCCTCCGTGATGGTCTTCGGCGCGTACACCTTCATCGGCCTGTGGCAGTTCCAGGAGTCCTGCGCCAACGCGCTGACCCTGACCAACCCCAACGCCTGCTTCGAAGTGCGCGATCCGCTCGACCTCGCGGTCGTCGCCTCCGCCCTGATGGGCTCCTGCTTCGGCTTCCTGTGGTGGAACACCTCGCCCGCCAAGATCTTCATGGGCGACACCGGCTCGCTCGCCCTCGGCGGGGCGCTCGCGGGCCTGGCGATCTGCTCCCGCACGGAGTTCCTGATCGCGCTGCTCGGCGGTCTGTTCGTGCTGATCACGATGTCCGTGGTCATCCAGGTCGGCTCGTTCAAGATGACCGGCAAGCGCGTGTTCCGCATGGCGCCGCTCCAGCACCACTTCGAACTCAAGGGGTGGTCCGAAGTCCTTGTCGTGGTGCGGTTCTGGATCATCCAGGGCATGTGCGTGATCGTGGGACTCGGACTCTTCTACGCGGGATGGGCAGCCGACAAGTGA
- the murG gene encoding undecaprenyldiphospho-muramoylpentapeptide beta-N-acetylglucosaminyltransferase codes for MHVVLAGGGTAGHIEPALALADALRRQDPTVGITALGTEKGLETRLVPERGYELALIPAVPLPRRPTPELITVPGRLRGTIKAAEQILERTKADCVVGFGGYVALPGYLAAKRLGVPIVVHEANARPGLANKIGSRYAAGVAVATPDSKLRNSRYIGIPLRYSIATLDRARVRPEARAAFGLDPGLPTLLVSGGSQGARRLNEVIQQIAPVLQRSGIQILHAVGPKNELPRVEHMPGMPPYVPVPYVDRMDLAYAAADMMLCRAGAMTVAELSAVGLPAAYVPLPIGNGEQRLNAQPVVKAGGGLLVDDAELTPEWVQGNVLPVLADPHRLYEMSRSAAEFGRRDADQLLVQMVYEAIAGR; via the coding sequence GTGCATGTCGTACTCGCCGGTGGGGGGACCGCCGGCCACATCGAGCCCGCGCTCGCCCTCGCGGATGCCCTGCGCAGGCAGGACCCCACCGTGGGGATCACGGCACTGGGCACGGAGAAGGGTCTGGAGACCCGGCTCGTGCCCGAACGCGGCTATGAGCTCGCGCTCATCCCGGCCGTCCCGCTGCCCCGCAGGCCCACCCCCGAACTGATCACCGTCCCCGGGCGGCTGCGCGGCACCATCAAGGCCGCCGAGCAGATCCTGGAGCGCACCAAGGCCGACTGCGTGGTCGGCTTCGGCGGCTATGTGGCGCTGCCCGGCTACCTGGCGGCCAAGCGGCTCGGGGTGCCGATCGTGGTCCACGAGGCCAACGCGCGGCCGGGCCTGGCCAACAAGATCGGCTCGCGGTACGCGGCAGGGGTCGCCGTCGCGACCCCGGACAGCAAGCTGCGCAACTCCCGCTACATCGGCATCCCGCTGCGCTACTCGATCGCCACCCTCGACCGTGCCCGGGTCCGCCCCGAGGCGCGCGCCGCGTTCGGCCTCGACCCCGGCCTGCCGACGCTGCTCGTTTCCGGCGGCTCCCAGGGCGCCCGGCGCCTGAACGAGGTCATCCAGCAGATCGCCCCGGTGCTCCAGCGCTCCGGCATCCAGATCCTGCACGCGGTCGGCCCGAAGAACGAACTGCCGCGTGTCGAGCACATGCCCGGGATGCCGCCCTACGTCCCGGTACCGTACGTGGACCGGATGGACCTCGCGTACGCCGCGGCCGACATGATGCTCTGCCGCGCGGGCGCGATGACCGTCGCCGAACTCTCCGCCGTCGGGCTGCCCGCCGCCTACGTACCGTTGCCCATCGGCAACGGCGAACAGCGGCTGAACGCCCAGCCGGTGGTCAAGGCCGGCGGCGGCCTCCTGGTCGACGACGCCGAACTCACGCCCGAGTGGGTGCAGGGAAACGTCCTGCCGGTGCTCGCCGACCCGCACCGGCTGTACGAGATGTCGCGCTCCGCCGCCGAGTTCGGGCGGCGCGACGCGGACCAGCTCCTCGTGCAGATGGTGTACGAGGCCATCGCGGGACGTTGA
- the ftsZ gene encoding cell division protein FtsZ — protein sequence MAAPQNYLAVIKVIGVGGGGVNAINRMIEVGLKGVEFIAINTDAQALLMSDADVKLDVGRELTRGLGAGANPAVGRKAAEDHREEIEEVLKGADMVFVTAGEGGGTGTGGAPVVANIARSLGALTIGVVTRPFTFEGRRRANQAEDGIAELREEVDTLIVIPNDRLLSISDRQVSVLDAFKSADQVLLSGVQGITDLITTPGLINLDFADVKSVMSEAGSALMGIGSARGDDRAVAAAEMAISSPLLEASIDGARGVLLSISGGSDLGLFEINEAAQLVSEAAHPEANIIFGAVIDDALGDEVRVTVIAAGFDGGQPPARRDTVLGAASTKRDEPAPARPSEVSRPLGGLGAVPTREEPPAPVAPVEPAPVNEAPAPSAIPTARPYPDSQAEELDVPDFLK from the coding sequence GTGGCAGCACCGCAGAACTACCTCGCAGTCATCAAGGTCATCGGTGTCGGCGGCGGTGGTGTCAATGCCATCAACCGAATGATCGAGGTCGGTCTCAAGGGCGTCGAGTTCATCGCGATCAACACGGACGCGCAAGCACTGTTGATGAGCGACGCCGACGTCAAGCTCGACGTCGGCCGTGAACTCACCCGCGGCCTCGGGGCCGGAGCCAACCCGGCCGTCGGACGCAAGGCGGCAGAGGACCACCGTGAGGAGATCGAGGAGGTCCTCAAGGGGGCCGACATGGTCTTCGTCACCGCCGGCGAGGGCGGCGGCACCGGCACCGGCGGCGCGCCCGTCGTCGCCAACATCGCCCGCTCGCTGGGCGCCCTGACGATCGGTGTGGTCACCCGCCCGTTCACCTTCGAGGGCCGGCGCCGGGCGAACCAGGCGGAGGACGGCATCGCCGAGCTCCGCGAAGAGGTCGACACCCTCATCGTCATCCCCAACGACCGGCTGCTGTCCATCTCGGACCGCCAGGTCAGCGTGCTCGACGCGTTCAAGTCCGCCGACCAGGTGCTGCTCAGCGGTGTCCAGGGCATCACGGACCTGATCACCACGCCGGGCCTCATCAACCTCGACTTCGCCGACGTCAAGTCCGTGATGTCGGAAGCCGGTTCGGCCCTCATGGGCATCGGCTCGGCCCGTGGCGACGACCGCGCGGTGGCCGCCGCCGAGATGGCGATCTCCTCGCCGCTCCTCGAAGCCTCCATCGACGGCGCCCGCGGTGTGCTGCTCTCCATCTCCGGCGGCTCCGACCTCGGCCTGTTCGAGATCAACGAGGCCGCCCAGCTGGTCAGCGAGGCCGCCCACCCCGAGGCCAACATCATCTTCGGCGCGGTCATCGACGACGCGCTCGGCGACGAGGTACGGGTCACCGTCATCGCGGCCGGCTTCGACGGCGGACAGCCCCCGGCCCGCAGGGACACCGTCCTCGGCGCCGCCTCCACCAAGCGCGACGAGCCCGCGCCCGCGCGGCCGTCCGAGGTGTCCCGCCCGCTCGGCGGCCTCGGCGCGGTGCCCACCCGCGAGGAGCCCCCGGCCCCGGTCGCCCCGGTCGAGCCCGCCCCGGTCAACGAGGCCCCGGCGCCCTCCGCCATCCCGACGGCCCGTCCCTACCCGGACAGCCAGGCCGAGGAACTGGATGTGCCGGACTTCCTCAAGTGA
- the ftsW gene encoding putative lipid II flippase FtsW yields the protein MAADVLGGFFEEGAGARGLPARAGLLLRSRTANPVRRPAARKGAGAPRRPGPRGPRRLVEQARRAWDRPLTAYYLILGSALLITVLGLVMVYSASMIKALELSLPGSYFFRKQFLAALIGGALMIAAARMPAKLHRALAYPILAGTVFLLILVQVPGIGKSVNGNQNWIYLGGPFQLQPSEFAKLALLLWGADLLSRKQDKRLLTEWKHMLVPLVPVTFLLLGLIMLGGDMGTTIILTAILFGLLWLAGAPTRLFAGVLAVAGTLAALFIKISPHRMGRLNCIGATDPGPQDQCWQAVHGIYALASGGWFGSGLGASVEKWGQLPEPHTDFIFAVTGEELGLAGTLSVVALFAALGYAGIRVAGRTEDPFVRYAAGGVTTWIVAQAVINIGAVLGLLPIAGVPLPLFSYGGSALLPTMFAVGLLIAFARDDPAARAALAMRQPRVSWKSMRRRVKKRPSGER from the coding sequence ATGGCGGCCGATGTTCTTGGCGGCTTCTTCGAGGAGGGCGCGGGCGCGCGCGGGCTGCCCGCCCGCGCCGGGCTCCTCCTGCGCAGCCGCACCGCGAACCCCGTGCGCAGGCCGGCCGCCCGCAAGGGCGCCGGCGCTCCCCGGCGCCCGGGCCCCCGAGGCCCAAGGCGCCTCGTGGAGCAGGCCAGAAGGGCCTGGGACCGGCCCCTGACGGCGTACTACCTGATCCTCGGCAGCGCCCTGCTCATCACCGTGCTCGGCCTCGTCATGGTCTACTCCGCGTCCATGATCAAGGCGCTCGAACTGTCGCTGCCGGGCTCGTACTTCTTCCGCAAGCAGTTCCTCGCCGCTCTCATCGGCGGCGCCCTGATGATCGCCGCGGCCCGGATGCCCGCCAAGCTCCACCGGGCGCTGGCCTACCCGATACTGGCCGGCACGGTCTTCCTGCTGATCCTGGTGCAGGTGCCCGGGATAGGGAAATCGGTCAACGGCAACCAGAACTGGATCTATCTGGGCGGCCCCTTCCAGCTCCAGCCCAGCGAGTTCGCCAAGCTCGCGCTGCTCCTGTGGGGCGCCGACCTGCTCTCGCGAAAGCAGGACAAGCGGCTGCTCACCGAGTGGAAGCACATGCTGGTGCCGCTGGTCCCGGTCACCTTCCTGCTGCTCGGACTGATCATGCTCGGCGGTGACATGGGCACCACGATCATCCTGACCGCGATCCTGTTCGGGCTGCTGTGGCTGGCCGGCGCCCCCACCCGCCTCTTCGCGGGCGTGCTGGCCGTCGCGGGCACGCTCGCCGCCCTGTTCATCAAGATCAGCCCGCACCGGATGGGCCGGCTGAACTGCATCGGCGCCACCGACCCGGGCCCGCAGGACCAGTGCTGGCAGGCCGTGCACGGAATCTACGCGCTCGCCTCGGGCGGATGGTTCGGATCGGGCCTCGGGGCAAGTGTGGAGAAATGGGGCCAACTCCCCGAGCCCCACACCGACTTCATCTTCGCCGTCACCGGCGAGGAACTGGGTCTGGCGGGGACGCTGTCGGTCGTCGCCCTCTTCGCGGCTCTAGGCTATGCGGGTATCCGCGTGGCCGGACGCACGGAGGACCCCTTCGTGAGGTACGCCGCGGGAGGTGTGACCACCTGGATCGTGGCCCAAGCCGTGATCAACATCGGTGCGGTGCTCGGCCTGCTGCCGATCGCCGGTGTCCCGCTCCCGCTGTTCTCCTACGGAGGGTCCGCGCTGCTGCCGACCATGTTCGCCGTGGGGCTGCTGATCGCGTTCGCGCGGGACGACCCCGCGGCGCGGGCGGCGCTTGCCATGCGGCAGCCTCGGGTGAGTTGGAAGTCGATGAGACGGCGCGTCAAGAAGCGTCCGTCCGGAGAGCGGTGA